The following is a genomic window from Rhizobium sp. NRK18.
TGGGCCATATGGCCGAGAGGTTCGTCGCGCTGGAGGGTTTCCAAGACGCGGGCTTGAGAAGGCGCGTCAGCCGCAACTATGTCATTATCTATCGCGCGAATGCCGATGTGGTGGAAATCCTCAGAATATTTCATGGTGCGATGGACTACGAGAACTTGCTCGATGTC
Proteins encoded in this region:
- a CDS encoding type II toxin-antitoxin system RelE/ParE family toxin, with the protein product MKVRVSRLAALDLISIGDHLSEQAGKRRAREFLIELRKKCAELGHMAERFVALEGFQDAGLRRRVSRNYVIIYRANADVVEILRIFHGAMDYENLLDVRQTFDDDTN